Proteins found in one Drosophila busckii strain San Diego stock center, stock number 13000-0081.31 chromosome 2R, ASM1175060v1, whole genome shotgun sequence genomic segment:
- the LOC108596875 gene encoding neuropeptide-like protein 32 yields the protein MRLSLLALFGLLCLAYAMAEEEVAADEPVNLLEVSNQGHANEGDRDVRHWGGHLGGWGRGGSWGRGGGWGHGGGWGYGGSWGGRGGWGHGGWGNRGGWGGHW from the coding sequence ATGCGTCTATCACTTTTGGCACTATTCGGTCTCCTCTGCCTGGCCTATGCAATGGCTGAAGAGGAAGTTGCCGCTGACGAGCCTGTAAACCTGTTGGAAGTCTCCAATCAAGGTCATGCCAACGAAGGAGATCGTGATGTTCGCCACTGGGGCGGTCATTTGGGCGGCTGGGGACGTGGAGGAAGCTGGGGACGCGGTGGAGGATGGGGTCATGGTGGCGGCTGGGGATATGGAGGAAGTTGGGGCGGTCGTGGAGGATGGGGTCATGGTGGTTGGGGAAATCGCGGAGGCTGGGGTGGCCATTGGTAA
- the LOC108596871 gene encoding cyclin-dependent kinase 9 isoform X1: MSHLSHILPQPQPQAQATTSGASAGTSRTMSLMEKQKYIEDYDFPYCDESSKYEKVAKIGQGTFGEVFKAREKKSNKKFVAMKKVLMDNEKEGFPITALREIRILQLLKHENVVNLIEICRTKATVHNGYRSTFYLVFDFCEHDLAGLLSNMNVKFSLGEIKKVMQQLLNGLYYIHSNKILHRDMKAANVLITKHGILKLADFGLARAFSIPKNDSKNRYTNRVVTLWYRPPELLLGDRNYGPPVDMWGAGCIMAEMWTRSPIMQGNTEQQQLTFISQLCGSFTPDVWPGVEELELYKSIELPKNQKRRVKERLRPYVKDPTGCDLLDKLLTLDPKKRIDADTALNHDFFWTDPMPSDLSKMLSQHLQSMFEYLAQPRRSNQMRNYHQQLTTMNQKPQDNSMIDRVW, encoded by the exons ATGTCGCATTTATCGCACATACTtccacagccgcagccgcaggcACAAGCGACAACTTCAGGCGCGTCTGCCGGCACTTCACGCACCATGTCGCTGATGGAGAAGCAAAAATACATAGAGGACTACGACTTTCCCTACTGCGatgaaagcagcaaatatgaAAAAGTGGCAAAAATAGGACAAGGCACATTTGG cgaGGTATTCAAAGCACGTGAGaagaagagcaacaaaaaatttgttgctatgaAAAAGGTGCTCATGGACAATGAAAAGGAAGGC TTCCCAATAACAGCACTGCGAGAAATAcgcattttgcagcttttaaaaCACGAGAATGTTGTAAATCTGATTGAAATCTGTCGCACAAAGGCCACTGTACATAATGGTTACAgatcaacattttatttggtATTTGATTTTTGCGAACATGATCTAGCCGGACTGCTCTCCAATATGAATGTAAAGTTCAGTCTAGGGGAGATCAAAAAAgtcatgcagcagctgctgaatgGACTCTACTATATACACAGCAACAAG ATCCTACATCGAGATATGAAAGCGGCAAATGTGCTGATAACCAAACatggaattttaaaattggcAGATTTTGGCTTGGCTCGCGCTTTCAGTATTCCGAAAAACGATTCCAAAAACCGCTATACAAACCGTGTGGTTACGCTTTGGTATCGTCCCccggagctgctgctgggtgaTCGCAATTATGGTCCGCCTGTAGATATGTGGGGCGCTGGTTGTATAATGGCTGAGATGTGGACACGTTCTCCCATTATGCAAGGCAATacggagcagcaacagttgacaTTCATTTCACAGCTTTGCGGCTCCTTCACGCCGGACGTCTGGCCCGGCGTGGAGGAGCTGGAACTTTACAAGTCCATAGAGCTTCCCAAGAATCAGAAACGCCGCGTTAAAGAACGTCTACGTCCGTATGTAAAAGATCCTACAGGTTGCGATTTGTTGGACAAACTGCTTACGCTCGATCCGAAGAAGCGCATCGATGCGGACACTGCACTGAACCATGACTTTTTCTGGACGGATCCCATGCCAAGTGATTTGAGCAAGATGTTGTCACAGCATTTGCAGAGTATGTTTGAATACTTGGCACAGCCACGTCGCAGCAACCAGATGCGCAACTATC
- the LOC108594772 gene encoding putative odorant receptor 98b: protein MPNSGEDISNLCFYCSLSMSKLSKNFFKMQGAYFRFLGFDIADGEQGWQYPWKTLWCMLPLAGVQPMIVAYIIVNAGSVDKVDRMTEAIASILLDLLSLFKLGLMIWQHKEYRRLIVRFRSMLTQACDDWIPARIINEENEREQRISQRYKWSFLLTGALSALMPLITTMMMYLNSGVLQPQNSFPCVYPWNNEHLQNALFSYLFTVAAIFGVISGTICMDAFFMSLTHNLVALFKVAQYHMQLNTTTLQQTQTRLGVVFQLYKDTVDISTAVKHSFRPLVCVQLVIASLHLCVIGYTLSMNFNQVQMPFYVMFTMSVLSQLGMYCYCGQQVKTESIRFAEAIYDCPWYKSAATSPAIGLSLRISMMRAQRGCIIDGYFFDANMEVFLTIVRKSMSYFTLLRSIS from the exons ATGCCAAATTCTGGCGAGGACATCAGCAATTTGTGTTTCTACTGCAGTCTGAGCATGTCAAAGttgagcaaaaacttttttaagaTGCAGGGCGCATACTTTAGATTTTTGGGCTTTGATATAGCCGATGGCGAGCAGGGCTGGCAGTATCCTTGGAAAACGCTCTGGTGCATGTTACCATTGGCCGGCGTACAACCGATGATTGTTGCGTATATTATAGTAAATGCTGGCAGTGTGGATAAAGTGGATAGAATGACAGAAGCTATAGCTTCTATATTGCTGGATTTGCTGTCGCTTTTCAAGCTTGGGCTCATGATCTGGCAGCATAAGGAGTACAGACGACTTATTGTGCGCTTTCGTTCGATGCTTACACAAG cttgcGACGATTGGATACCAGCGCGCATTATAAATGAAGAAAATGAACGAGAGCAGCGCATAAGTCAGCGTTATAAATGGAGTTTCTTGCTCACAGGCGCCTTGTCAGCTTTAATGCCATTGATAACAACAATGATGATGTATCTGAACAGCGGCGTACTGCAGCCGCAAAATAGTTTTCCCTGCGT CTATCCCTGGAACAATGAGCATTTGCAAAATGCACTGTTCAGTTATCTATTCACTGTGGCAGCCATATTCGGTGTCATCTCTGGCACCATTTGCATGGATGCCTTCTTCATGTCCTTGACGCACAATCTGGTGGCTTTGTTCAAAGTAGCGCAATATCATATGCAATTGAACACGACTACGTTGCAGCAAACGCAGACTCGACTTGGAGTTGTATTTCAGCTATACAAGGACACGGTGGACATAAGCACCGCTGTGAAGCACAGCTTTCGTCCTTTGGTCTGTGTGCAACTGGTCATAGCCTCGCTGCACTTGTGCGTCATCGGCTATACGCTCTCGATGAACTTCAATCAGGTTCAGATGCCGTTCTATGTGATGTTCACCATGTCGGTGCTATCTCAACTGGGCATGTACTGCTATTGCGGGCAGCAGGTCAAGACGGAGAGCATTAGATTTGCTGAAGCCATCTACGATTGTCCTTGGTATAAGTCGGCTGCAACTAGTCCAGCTATTGGACTCTCGCTGCGCATTTCGATGATGCGCGCTCAACGTGGCTGCATCATTGATGGCTACTTCTTTGACGCCAACATGGAGGTATTTCTAACG ATTGTGCGAAAGTCCATGTCCTATTTCACTTTGCTGCGTTCGATTTCCTAG
- the LOC108596876 gene encoding protein FAM98B-like translates to MRLSLLALFGLLCLAYAMAEEEVSADEPVSLWEFADQDGHANEGDRDVRQWGGRGWGRGGGAGWGHRGGGGGWGRGGGGSWGHRGGGWGGRGGWGRHW, encoded by the coding sequence ATGCGTCTATCACTTTTGGCACTTTTCGGTCTACTCTGCCTGGCCTATGCAATGGCTGAGGAGGAAGTGTCCGCTGATGAGCCTGTGAGCCTGTGGGAATTCGCCGATCAAGATGGCCATGCCAACGAGGGTGATCGTGATGTTCGCCAATGGGGCGGTCGCGGTTGGGGTCGCGGTGGAGGCGCCGGTTGGGGTCAtcgcggtggcggcggcggttgGGGTCGCGGTGGAGGCGGCAGTTGGGGTCATCGCGGTGGCGGCTGGGGCGGTCGCGGCGGTTGGGGTCGTCATTGGTAA
- the LOC108596871 gene encoding cyclin-dependent kinase 9 isoform X2 has product MSLMEKQKYIEDYDFPYCDESSKYEKVAKIGQGTFGEVFKAREKKSNKKFVAMKKVLMDNEKEGFPITALREIRILQLLKHENVVNLIEICRTKATVHNGYRSTFYLVFDFCEHDLAGLLSNMNVKFSLGEIKKVMQQLLNGLYYIHSNKILHRDMKAANVLITKHGILKLADFGLARAFSIPKNDSKNRYTNRVVTLWYRPPELLLGDRNYGPPVDMWGAGCIMAEMWTRSPIMQGNTEQQQLTFISQLCGSFTPDVWPGVEELELYKSIELPKNQKRRVKERLRPYVKDPTGCDLLDKLLTLDPKKRIDADTALNHDFFWTDPMPSDLSKMLSQHLQSMFEYLAQPRRSNQMRNYHQQLTTMNQKPQDNSMIDRVW; this is encoded by the exons ATGTCGCTGATGGAGAAGCAAAAATACATAGAGGACTACGACTTTCCCTACTGCGatgaaagcagcaaatatgaAAAAGTGGCAAAAATAGGACAAGGCACATTTGG cgaGGTATTCAAAGCACGTGAGaagaagagcaacaaaaaatttgttgctatgaAAAAGGTGCTCATGGACAATGAAAAGGAAGGC TTCCCAATAACAGCACTGCGAGAAATAcgcattttgcagcttttaaaaCACGAGAATGTTGTAAATCTGATTGAAATCTGTCGCACAAAGGCCACTGTACATAATGGTTACAgatcaacattttatttggtATTTGATTTTTGCGAACATGATCTAGCCGGACTGCTCTCCAATATGAATGTAAAGTTCAGTCTAGGGGAGATCAAAAAAgtcatgcagcagctgctgaatgGACTCTACTATATACACAGCAACAAG ATCCTACATCGAGATATGAAAGCGGCAAATGTGCTGATAACCAAACatggaattttaaaattggcAGATTTTGGCTTGGCTCGCGCTTTCAGTATTCCGAAAAACGATTCCAAAAACCGCTATACAAACCGTGTGGTTACGCTTTGGTATCGTCCCccggagctgctgctgggtgaTCGCAATTATGGTCCGCCTGTAGATATGTGGGGCGCTGGTTGTATAATGGCTGAGATGTGGACACGTTCTCCCATTATGCAAGGCAATacggagcagcaacagttgacaTTCATTTCACAGCTTTGCGGCTCCTTCACGCCGGACGTCTGGCCCGGCGTGGAGGAGCTGGAACTTTACAAGTCCATAGAGCTTCCCAAGAATCAGAAACGCCGCGTTAAAGAACGTCTACGTCCGTATGTAAAAGATCCTACAGGTTGCGATTTGTTGGACAAACTGCTTACGCTCGATCCGAAGAAGCGCATCGATGCGGACACTGCACTGAACCATGACTTTTTCTGGACGGATCCCATGCCAAGTGATTTGAGCAAGATGTTGTCACAGCATTTGCAGAGTATGTTTGAATACTTGGCACAGCCACGTCGCAGCAACCAGATGCGCAACTATC